A DNA window from Abyssisolibacter fermentans contains the following coding sequences:
- a CDS encoding glycosyl hydrolase family 18 protein, protein MKKKNLIFMVSVFILTIITIFGMGNGFLTVSPYKVYASFEEGKTNIIIDGKAVITDEHPIIEEENIYIPVDVFMKYIHKESLLNTENKTLIVHFSTPGFILPQEDSNNRIRNGISLNFLLANKEGINYIDIKDMDKLLGIKIEYFEETDILSIDNNIQDTKIGLVKKSTLLRSKALSHGSRLDKLSKGEKLVIYKKEKSKWYKVKSEKGYVGYVLASKVTIKKDEEISEVDTKLNDLKEPWKPEGKIGFAWEYVYKSTPDIKQDEKIEGLDVVSPTWFSITDKYGFVKNKASFDYVKAAHEKGYKVWGLVNNSFDKDLTREILLSKQAQDNIINQLLVYASLYDLDGINIDFENVYYEDKDMLTAFIKDLTDALKEENLVVSMDMTIPGGSLTWSKFYDREKLGQIVDYCMVMTYDEHWASSPKSGSVASIGWVKKGVENTLKSIPKEKLLVGIPFYTRLWEETKLSNGKIKVKAKSLSMNSVNEKIEQYNLTPRWLDKEGQNYVEYVEGGKKYRIWIEDAKSIKLKSDLVDKYDIAGTAFWRKGFETEDVWDVIAESLK, encoded by the coding sequence ATGAAAAAGAAGAATTTAATATTTATGGTATCAGTATTTATATTAACAATTATTACAATATTTGGAATGGGAAATGGATTTTTAACAGTATCACCATATAAAGTTTATGCATCATTTGAAGAAGGAAAAACCAATATAATAATAGATGGGAAAGCAGTTATTACAGATGAGCATCCTATTATAGAAGAAGAAAATATTTATATACCAGTAGATGTTTTTATGAAATATATACATAAAGAATCTTTACTAAATACTGAAAATAAGACCTTGATAGTACATTTTTCCACTCCAGGTTTTATTTTACCCCAAGAAGATTCAAACAATAGGATTAGAAATGGTATATCTTTAAATTTCTTGTTGGCAAATAAAGAAGGTATAAATTATATAGACATAAAAGACATGGATAAGTTATTAGGCATAAAGATAGAATACTTTGAAGAAACGGATATTTTAAGTATAGATAATAATATACAGGATACAAAAATAGGATTAGTCAAAAAATCAACTTTGTTAAGATCAAAGGCTTTGTCTCATGGGTCTAGATTGGACAAGCTTTCTAAAGGAGAAAAGCTTGTAATTTATAAAAAGGAAAAAAGTAAATGGTATAAAGTAAAAAGTGAAAAAGGGTATGTAGGTTATGTACTAGCATCAAAAGTAACTATAAAAAAAGATGAAGAAATATCTGAAGTTGATACTAAGTTAAACGATTTAAAAGAACCTTGGAAACCAGAGGGTAAAATAGGATTTGCTTGGGAATATGTTTATAAAAGCACACCAGATATAAAGCAAGATGAAAAAATAGAAGGTTTAGACGTAGTATCACCTACTTGGTTTTCTATAACCGATAAATATGGATTTGTAAAAAACAAAGCATCTTTTGATTATGTCAAGGCGGCACATGAAAAAGGCTATAAGGTTTGGGGATTAGTTAATAATAGCTTTGATAAAGATTTGACTCGCGAGATTCTATTAAGCAAACAAGCTCAGGACAATATAATTAATCAACTTTTAGTTTATGCTAGTTTATATGATTTAGATGGTATAAATATTGATTTTGAAAATGTCTATTATGAAGATAAAGATATGCTTACAGCATTTATAAAAGATTTGACAGATGCACTCAAAGAAGAAAATCTTGTAGTGTCTATGGATATGACTATTCCTGGAGGAAGTTTAACATGGTCAAAATTTTATGACAGAGAAAAACTTGGACAAATAGTTGATTATTGCATGGTTATGACATATGATGAGCATTGGGCTTCAAGTCCTAAAAGCGGATCAGTTGCATCAATTGGTTGGGTAAAAAAAGGTGTAGAAAATACTTTGAAATCAATACCAAAAGAAAAACTATTAGTAGGTATTCCGTTCTATACAAGATTATGGGAAGAGACTAAGCTAAGTAATGGTAAAATAAAAGTAAAAGCAAAATCTCTATCGATGAATTCAGTAAATGAAAAAATAGAGCAATATAATTTAACACCTAGATGGTTAGATAAAGAGGGACAAAATTACGTTGAGTACGTTGAAGGTGGCAAAAAGTATAGGATATGGATAGAAGATGCTAAGTCTATAAAATTAAAATCAGATTTAGTAGACAAGTATGATATTGCAGGTACTGCATTTTGGAGAAAAGGTTTTGAGACTGAAGATGTGTGGGACGTTATTGCTGAAAGTTTAAAGTAG
- a CDS encoding VOC family protein has product MYELAHTSIVVSDINKSKDFYTKVLGLTYFDTHETDRLKMLLLKTSNSLIELLEYKNIEFKKRNKGTIDHIAFYVNNLDEEIINIKKRADIKFAEPKSLKGKKLVFFEGLDGERIELIEK; this is encoded by the coding sequence ATGTATGAATTGGCGCATACGAGTATTGTTGTAAGTGATATAAATAAGTCCAAGGATTTTTATACAAAAGTTTTAGGATTAACTTATTTTGATACTCATGAAACTGATAGACTTAAGATGTTACTATTAAAAACTAGTAATAGCTTAATAGAACTACTTGAATACAAGAACATTGAGTTTAAAAAGAGAAACAAAGGTACTATAGACCATATTGCATTTTATGTTAATAATTTAGATGAAGAGATTATTAATATAAAAAAGAGAGCAGATATTAAATTTGCTGAGCCTAAAAGCTTGAAAGGTAAAAAACTTGTTTTTTTTGAGGGACTTGATGGTGAACGAATAGAACTTATAGAAAAATAA
- a CDS encoding DNA polymerase Y family protein has translation MNSRTIMHIDVNSAFLSWQAAYNKQIGIKEDIRDIPAVIGGDISSRRGIVLAKSIPAKKVGIKTGESLFEARLKCKNLKVIPPNYDLYVRSSKAFRKLLSEYSPKIEVFSIDECFMDYTGLEGYFGDAVNIAYKMKERIYKELGFTVNIGISTNKLLAKMAGELHKPDKVDTIYPHEVSKKLWPLSVGELFMVGRRTKKKLNKIGIQTIGDLANSDYEFISSVLKSHGRLIHQYAWGRDASPVRSNDDIPFKSVGNGSTISFDVCDRRTAHLIILSLIETASKRLRKANMQTSLIYVGIKNGDFAYRSHQRKIYTPTNVTIEIYEIAKEIFDEIWDGIPLRQFTVRLCDISSAQFSQLSIFNKENHDKNSALDNVVDKIRDKYGKNSLKRGVFVNSELKHMIGGVGSDEYSMMSSIL, from the coding sequence ATGAATTCTAGGACTATTATGCACATAGATGTTAACAGCGCTTTTCTTTCGTGGCAGGCTGCATACAACAAGCAAATAGGCATAAAAGAGGATATCAGAGACATACCTGCTGTTATAGGAGGAGATATTTCATCTAGAAGAGGTATAGTGCTAGCTAAATCAATTCCAGCAAAAAAAGTGGGCATAAAAACAGGAGAAAGCTTATTTGAAGCAAGATTAAAATGCAAAAATCTTAAAGTAATTCCTCCTAACTATGATTTATATGTAAGAAGTAGCAAAGCATTTAGAAAGCTTTTAAGTGAATATTCACCAAAGATAGAGGTGTTTAGTATAGATGAATGCTTTATGGATTATACGGGACTCGAAGGTTACTTTGGTGATGCTGTAAATATTGCATATAAGATGAAGGAAAGGATATATAAAGAACTTGGTTTCACAGTGAACATAGGTATATCCACAAATAAATTGTTAGCTAAAATGGCAGGTGAGCTTCATAAACCTGACAAAGTAGATACCATATACCCACATGAAGTATCTAAAAAACTTTGGCCACTTTCTGTAGGAGAGTTATTTATGGTTGGAAGAAGGACTAAAAAAAAGCTTAACAAAATAGGAATACAGACAATAGGAGATTTAGCAAATAGTGATTATGAATTTATATCAAGCGTTCTAAAATCACATGGAAGATTAATACATCAATATGCATGGGGAAGAGATGCTTCTCCAGTTAGGAGTAATGATGATATACCTTTTAAAAGTGTAGGTAATGGAAGTACAATAAGCTTTGATGTTTGTGATAGAAGAACTGCTCATCTTATTATTTTAAGTTTAATAGAAACAGCATCAAAAAGATTGAGAAAAGCAAACATGCAGACTAGCTTAATATATGTAGGTATAAAGAATGGTGATTTTGCATACAGAAGTCATCAAAGGAAAATTTATACTCCTACTAATGTTACTATAGAGATATATGAGATAGCTAAAGAAATATTTGATGAAATATGGGATGGTATACCACTAAGACAATTTACTGTAAGACTTTGTGATATAAGCAGTGCACAGTTTTCACAGTTAAGTATATTTAATAAAGAAAATCATGATAAAAATTCAGCACTTGATAATGTAGTTGATAAAATAAGAGACAAATACGGTAAAAATTCATTAAAAAGGGGTGTTTTTGTAAATAGTGAACTGAAGCATATGATAGGCGGAGTAGGATCGGATGAGTATTCAATGATGTCAAGTATATTATAA
- a CDS encoding TIGR03905 family TSCPD domain-containing protein: MTYNYKTSGVCSQQITFTVENGIVKNVSFVGGCPGNLQAVARLVDGMKIEDVIKKLKGIKCGPKSTSCPDQFATALQVVLKREAEAV; the protein is encoded by the coding sequence ATGACTTACAATTATAAAACTAGTGGAGTATGTTCACAGCAAATCACATTTACTGTAGAAAATGGAATTGTAAAAAATGTATCATTTGTAGGTGGATGCCCTGGAAATCTTCAAGCAGTTGCTAGACTAGTAGATGGAATGAAGATTGAAGATGTTATTAAAAAATTGAAAGGTATAAAATGTGGTCCTAAATCCACTTCGTGTCCAGACCAATTTGCAACAGCACTTCAAGTAGTGTTAAAAAGAGAAGCAGAAGCTGTTTAA
- the pepT gene encoding peptidase T, with translation MTNVAKRFLKYAKIDTQSDENSKTCPSTQKQFNLANELVKELQELNLQDISVDENGYVMAMLPSNSNEKLPSIGFIAHMDTSPDMSGANVKPQIIEGYDGEDIILNSDKNIILSPVDFPALKNYVGKTLITTDGTTLLGADDKAGVAEIMSAVEYLIQNPNIKHGDIKIAFTPDEEIGAGADLFDVKKFNADFAYTVDGGPIGELEYENFNAAGVSVEINGRNIHPGSAKNKMINATLIAMELNSMLPADQKPQYTEGYEGFFHLMGIKGTVENAAMKFIIRDHDMNKFEEKKELMKNVVEFLNKKYGDNTVELKLKDQYYNMKEKIEPVMHIIETAKKAMEECDVIPLISPIRGGTDGARLSFMGLPCPNLFTGGENFHGKYEYVCIESMNKAVEVILKIIELYSKN, from the coding sequence ATGACAAATGTAGCAAAAAGGTTTTTAAAATATGCTAAAATCGATACCCAATCAGATGAAAATTCAAAAACTTGTCCAAGTACACAAAAACAATTCAACCTTGCTAATGAATTGGTTAAAGAATTACAAGAATTAAATCTACAAGATATAAGTGTAGATGAAAACGGGTACGTTATGGCAATGCTTCCTTCAAATAGTAATGAAAAGCTTCCTTCAATAGGTTTTATAGCCCATATGGATACTAGTCCAGATATGTCAGGTGCTAATGTTAAACCTCAAATAATTGAAGGCTATGATGGTGAAGACATTATACTTAATTCTGATAAAAATATAATTCTATCTCCTGTGGATTTTCCTGCACTTAAAAATTATGTTGGAAAAACTTTAATTACTACTGATGGAACAACGTTACTAGGTGCTGATGATAAAGCTGGTGTAGCTGAAATTATGAGTGCTGTAGAATACTTAATCCAAAATCCTAATATAAAACATGGTGACATAAAAATAGCATTTACACCAGATGAAGAAATTGGTGCAGGTGCTGATTTATTTGATGTTAAAAAATTCAATGCTGATTTTGCCTATACTGTTGATGGTGGACCAATAGGTGAGCTAGAATACGAAAACTTTAATGCGGCTGGCGTATCTGTTGAAATAAACGGAAGAAATATCCATCCTGGTTCAGCTAAGAACAAAATGATCAATGCTACTCTTATAGCTATGGAGTTAAATTCAATGCTTCCAGCAGATCAAAAACCTCAATATACCGAAGGATACGAAGGCTTCTTCCATCTTATGGGGATTAAAGGAACTGTAGAGAATGCAGCGATGAAATTCATTATTAGAGATCATGATATGAATAAATTTGAAGAGAAAAAAGAGTTAATGAAAAATGTAGTAGAGTTCTTAAATAAAAAATATGGTGATAACACTGTAGAACTTAAGCTTAAAGATCAATATTATAATATGAAAGAAAAAATTGAACCTGTTATGCATATTATAGAAACTGCTAAAAAAGCTATGGAAGAATGTGATGTTATTCCTTTGATTAGCCCTATCAGAGGAGGTACAGATGGCGCTAGATTGTCATTTATGGGATTACCTTGCCCTAACCTTTTCACTGGTGGTGAAAACTTTCATGGTAAATATGAATATGTATGTATTGAATCTATGAATAAAGCTGTAGAAGTTATTCTTAAAATTATTGAGCTATATAGTAAAAATTAA
- a CDS encoding M20/M25/M40 family metallo-hydrolase, translating to MKNDIYNIFKELVAIKSDTGTVLEKDVENYIYTYIHNIDYFKQNPSYCGKFKLSVDEDYFDRAVIWGLVKGDGEDTVILINHHDVVDSLDYGVLAKYAYDIEEIKEKLKDIDISREVRDDLESDDWIFGRGTCDMKAGGAIQLDLLKEYSKLKDFKGNLLYISVPDEENLSLGMREGIKLLIKLKNEFNLNYSLLINSEPHQRQKNDTGILYEGSVGKIMPQIYVRGRKTHIGDIYQGLNPSLILSEIVKKVEVNTDFSDIEGDEITPPPSWIYFRDKKERYDVSIPQTAGGYFSILTLNRTPKDILEQLEKVCEDAFEESIKHLQNSYKKYNELTNKENESLNWKINVKTFEEIYEEAKQNHREDFLSAYDEKVKKLEIKLRKNDINLPECGFVLIQKTLEYIDDLSPIVVISFAPPYYPHVDNIKLNNITDKVSDLSEVINEFAIKNWEEKYIKKNYFMGISDMSYTGLLDSSKTIPYIAPNMPLWAKFYTIPLEELKQLNIPVINIGPWGKDLHKFTERVYKKDLLERTPILIKLAVDYVLNL from the coding sequence ATGAAAAATGATATTTACAACATTTTTAAAGAATTAGTTGCAATAAAAAGTGATACTGGAACAGTGCTAGAAAAAGATGTTGAAAATTACATATATACGTACATACATAATATAGATTATTTTAAACAAAACCCGTCATATTGTGGGAAATTTAAATTATCAGTAGATGAAGATTACTTTGATAGGGCTGTAATTTGGGGGCTAGTTAAAGGTGATGGTGAAGATACAGTTATTCTTATTAATCATCATGATGTTGTTGATTCTCTTGATTATGGAGTTTTAGCAAAATATGCATATGACATAGAAGAAATAAAAGAAAAATTAAAAGATATAGATATATCAAGAGAAGTAAGAGATGACTTAGAAAGTGATGATTGGATATTTGGAAGAGGTACCTGTGATATGAAAGCGGGCGGTGCTATACAACTTGATTTACTAAAGGAATACTCTAAATTAAAAGATTTTAAAGGAAATTTATTATATATTTCTGTTCCAGATGAAGAAAATTTGTCATTAGGTATGAGGGAAGGTATAAAGCTTTTAATTAAGTTAAAAAATGAATTTAATCTAAACTATAGCTTACTTATTAATTCTGAACCACATCAAAGGCAAAAGAATGATACAGGTATTCTATATGAAGGTTCTGTTGGCAAAATAATGCCTCAAATATATGTAAGAGGCAGAAAAACACATATAGGTGATATCTATCAAGGTTTAAACCCTAGCTTGATTTTATCTGAAATAGTTAAAAAGGTAGAAGTAAATACAGACTTTTCTGACATTGAAGGTGATGAAATAACACCGCCACCTTCATGGATCTATTTTAGAGACAAAAAAGAAAGATATGATGTGTCTATACCCCAGACAGCCGGTGGGTACTTTAGTATACTTACATTAAATAGAACTCCAAAGGATATTTTAGAGCAATTAGAAAAAGTGTGTGAAGATGCATTTGAAGAATCAATAAAGCATTTGCAAAATAGTTATAAGAAATATAATGAACTAACTAATAAAGAAAATGAGTCGCTTAATTGGAAAATAAACGTAAAGACTTTTGAAGAAATATATGAAGAAGCTAAACAAAATCATAGAGAAGATTTTCTGTCAGCATATGATGAAAAAGTCAAAAAACTAGAAATTAAGTTAAGAAAAAATGATATAAATTTACCAGAGTGTGGTTTTGTATTAATTCAAAAGACATTAGAATATATAGATGATCTATCACCAATAGTAGTGATATCATTTGCGCCACCATATTATCCTCATGTAGATAATATCAAATTAAATAATATAACAGATAAAGTAAGTGACTTAAGTGAAGTAATTAATGAATTTGCAATTAAAAATTGGGAGGAAAAATATATAAAAAAGAATTATTTTATGGGGATATCAGATATGAGCTATACAGGGCTTTTAGATAGTAGCAAAACAATACCATATATTGCACCTAATATGCCTCTATGGGCTAAGTTTTATACAATACCATTAGAAGAACTAAAGCAGTTAAACATTCCTGTTATAAATATAGGACCCTGGGGCAAAGATTTACATAAATTTACTGAGAGAGTATATAAAAAAGATTTATTAGAAAGAACGCCTATACTAATAAAATTAGCAGTAGATTATGTATTAAATTTGTAG
- a CDS encoding M3 family oligoendopeptidase: MEMRWSLNELYSSFECDEFKNDLAKCNDIIDTMIKWSNENLQNIQNPAKTIKDYMNLDMEFSTIFERLFNFANLTTSVDAKNQTALNYCDKLDIMLTKLTKPNVLFEKYLGNVKNLDEIIASDDLLKEHSFYLKELANKSKYLLSEEEEIAISKMKTTGSTSWSKLQDILTSNLLVDIELDGEQKHLPLPVIRNLAYDKDPIIRQKAYSAELKAYKKIDESSAACLNGIKGEVLTLSEMRGYESPLAQTLFNSRMDKETLDAMLSAMKEKLPVFHKYLKAKGEILGHKNGLPFYDIFAPIGDVDIKYTYEEARKYIVDNFKTFSDKLANFADNAFEKNWIDAEPREGKRGGAFCAGLHSIGESRILANFNNTYNNMTTLAHELGHGYHGSCLKNESILNSDYPMPIAETASIFCETIVGKAALKSATDEEAFCILEQSVSSATQVIVDIYSRYLFESKVFEVRKDHALSVEEFNEIMLNAQKEAYGDGLDHSVLHPYMWVCKPHYYYADANFYNFPYAFGDLFAKGLYAEYVKKGDSFIDEYDKLLAATGKNDIPTITSMVNIDIRSKEFWKSSLDVIEEDINKFIELSKKL; encoded by the coding sequence ATGGAAATGAGATGGAGTTTAAATGAGCTTTATTCATCTTTTGAATGTGATGAATTTAAAAATGACCTTGCAAAATGTAATGATATTATAGACACAATGATTAAATGGTCTAATGAAAACCTTCAAAATATTCAAAACCCAGCTAAAACAATAAAAGACTATATGAACCTTGACATGGAATTTTCGACTATATTTGAAAGATTATTTAATTTCGCTAACTTAACTACAAGTGTAGATGCTAAAAACCAAACAGCATTAAATTATTGTGATAAATTAGATATAATGCTTACTAAACTAACAAAACCAAATGTTTTATTTGAAAAATATTTAGGTAATGTCAAAAATCTTGATGAAATAATAGCTTCAGATGATTTACTAAAAGAACATAGTTTTTATTTAAAAGAACTTGCAAATAAATCTAAATATTTATTAAGTGAAGAAGAAGAAATAGCTATTTCTAAAATGAAAACTACAGGTTCAACTTCTTGGTCAAAGCTTCAAGATATACTAACTTCTAATTTGTTAGTTGATATAGAGTTAGATGGAGAACAAAAACATCTTCCTCTACCTGTAATCAGAAATCTTGCATATGATAAGGATCCAATAATAAGACAAAAAGCATATTCAGCTGAATTAAAAGCATATAAAAAAATTGATGAATCATCAGCTGCTTGCTTAAATGGAATAAAAGGAGAAGTTTTAACTCTTTCTGAAATGAGAGGATATGAATCACCTCTCGCTCAAACTCTATTTAATTCTAGAATGGATAAAGAAACTTTGGATGCTATGCTTTCAGCAATGAAAGAAAAATTACCAGTATTCCATAAATATTTAAAAGCTAAAGGTGAAATTTTAGGTCACAAAAATGGTCTGCCATTCTATGATATTTTTGCTCCTATAGGTGATGTAGATATTAAATACACATATGAAGAAGCCAGAAAGTATATAGTTGATAATTTTAAAACTTTTAGTGATAAATTGGCTAATTTTGCAGATAATGCATTTGAAAAAAATTGGATAGATGCAGAACCTAGAGAAGGTAAAAGAGGCGGAGCTTTCTGTGCAGGTTTACACTCCATAGGAGAAAGTAGAATACTAGCAAACTTCAATAATACTTACAATAACATGACAACACTTGCTCATGAGCTTGGTCATGGTTATCATGGATCATGCTTAAAAAATGAATCTATATTAAACAGTGATTACCCAATGCCAATTGCTGAAACTGCATCAATCTTTTGTGAAACTATAGTAGGTAAAGCTGCTCTTAAATCAGCAACTGATGAAGAAGCTTTTTGTATATTAGAACAATCAGTATCATCAGCTACTCAAGTCATAGTAGACATATACAGCCGTTATTTGTTTGAATCAAAAGTATTTGAAGTAAGAAAAGATCATGCACTATCTGTAGAGGAATTTAATGAAATAATGTTAAATGCACAAAAAGAAGCTTATGGTGATGGTCTTGACCACAGTGTATTACATCCATACATGTGGGTATGCAAACCACATTACTATTATGCAGATGCAAACTTCTACAATTTCCCTTATGCATTTGGAGATTTATTTGCTAAAGGCTTATACGCTGAATATGTAAAGAAAGGTGATTCTTTCATAGATGAATATGACAAACTACTAGCAGCTACAGGTAAAAACGATATCCCTACTATTACTAGTATGGTGAATATAGACATAAGAAGTAAAGAGTTTTGGAAAAGCTCACTTGATGTAATTGAAGAGGATATAAATAAGTTTATTGAATTGAGTAAAAAGCTATAA
- a CDS encoding ABC transporter permease, whose product MISRFFRQSVISFKALFGWLDPKIYILVKVINPIFQLIFFCLLAKYTYNTNDIKPWVIGNSIILCTYNCIFGVGTILSNDRRFGTLKLVTASPTNKFYIFISRAFMHIIDAFFTVSIGFIAGALVFGVNLTGINISLLVLTILTAMISATCFGLIIASLGLVTRDMNLIMNSTAMVLMLLSGANISINNLPKVLQKISYYMPLSRSIQAAKLIGDGIYTGIYSLIGQELLIAVIYALIGFIMFKITERLALKTGSLEAY is encoded by the coding sequence ATGATATCAAGATTTTTTAGACAATCAGTTATCTCATTTAAAGCATTATTTGGATGGCTTGATCCCAAAATATATATATTAGTAAAAGTAATAAATCCAATATTTCAGTTAATATTCTTCTGTCTATTAGCTAAATATACTTATAATACAAATGATATAAAACCATGGGTAATAGGCAATTCTATAATTTTATGTACATATAATTGTATATTTGGAGTAGGTACAATTTTATCAAATGACCGTAGATTTGGGACGCTAAAACTTGTAACAGCTTCTCCAACAAATAAATTTTATATATTTATAAGTAGAGCTTTCATGCATATAATAGATGCATTTTTCACTGTAAGCATTGGATTTATAGCAGGAGCTTTAGTATTTGGAGTAAATTTGACGGGGATTAATATCAGTTTGCTGGTATTAACAATATTGACAGCTATGATATCAGCAACCTGTTTCGGATTGATTATAGCAAGTTTAGGCTTAGTGACAAGAGACATGAATTTGATAATGAATAGTACTGCGATGGTGTTGATGCTCCTAAGTGGAGCTAATATATCAATAAATAATCTTCCCAAAGTACTACAAAAAATATCTTATTACATGCCATTATCAAGAAGTATTCAAGCGGCAAAATTAATTGGTGATGGAATATATACTGGCATATATTCTTTAATAGGACAAGAATTACTTATAGCTGTAATATATGCATTAATAGGGTTTATTATGTTTAAAATAACTGAAAGGCTGGCATTAAAGACAGGTAGTTTAGAAGCATATTAG
- a CDS encoding ABC transporter permease: MKKILNVIWASCILQMKQSFARATFKFCIIVQPIIYGMITYLMYRNSGHDNFVSFVILGTGFMSLWSSICFSSAGDIERERYMGTLEIITSVPSDFRIIMLGKIFGNIILGLLSMFITFIFVTFTFSVKMNIIHPYIFFAVFVLTIISFIGISMLLASSFTLSRNARGLMNCLEYPIFILCGIVFPISVLPSWTAPISYILSPTWSLKILRMCVSGIKDVHAFYMYLIILIILTIIYSILAVFLFNKIDQRTRIKATLGVY, encoded by the coding sequence ATGAAAAAGATTTTAAATGTTATATGGGCAAGTTGTATATTGCAAATGAAACAATCTTTTGCAAGAGCTACATTTAAATTTTGTATAATAGTACAGCCTATCATATATGGCATGATAACATACTTGATGTATAGAAATTCAGGACATGATAATTTTGTTTCCTTTGTAATATTAGGTACTGGATTTATGAGTTTATGGAGTTCTATATGTTTTTCTTCGGCAGGTGATATAGAAAGGGAAAGATATATGGGAACTTTAGAAATTATTACTTCGGTGCCATCAGATTTTAGAATTATAATGCTGGGTAAAATATTTGGTAATATAATATTGGGTTTATTATCAATGTTTATAACTTTCATATTTGTTACATTCACATTTTCAGTAAAAATGAATATAATTCATCCATACATATTTTTTGCTGTTTTTGTATTAACAATAATATCATTTATAGGAATATCAATGCTTTTAGCTTCAAGCTTTACACTTTCAAGGAATGCACGTGGTCTTATGAATTGTTTAGAATACCCAATATTCATACTGTGCGGTATAGTGTTTCCTATAAGTGTATTACCTTCATGGACTGCACCAATATCATATATATTGTCACCAACATGGTCATTAAAGATACTTAGAATGTGTGTTTCAGGCATAAAAGATGTACATGCTTTTTATATGTATTTAATAATACTTATAATATTAACAATTATTTATTCAATATTAGCTGTATTTTTATTTAACAAAATAGATCAAAGAACTAGAATAAAAGCAACGCTGGGGGTGTACTAA
- a CDS encoding ABC transporter ATP-binding protein, translating to MTLAIEIKDLTRKYEVTKGILHKRKSKISALKGIDFDVKKGEIFGLLGPNGAGKTTTIKILATLLAPTSGQAKVLGYDTFKDSKKLRPKINFIFGGERSLYWRLSARDNLLYFSDLYKIDRKIQKKRIPELLEMVGIKDRADEKVETYSKGMKQRLQIARGLVNDPEIIFLDEPTIGLDPIGARDLRKIINKLSSLGKTILLTTHYMHEAEELCNRVAIINNGKIIALDTPEGLKRLTVGKSVLEVKVLSVDDQKMEKMKKINDIESINVRNEQQFQIIQLQYSGKEDITERVIKILEGCMILNVLTRVATLEDAYIKLVGDEK from the coding sequence ATGACTCTTGCTATTGAGATAAAGGATTTAACTAGAAAATATGAGGTTACAAAAGGTATATTACACAAAAGAAAATCTAAGATAAGTGCATTAAAGGGTATAGATTTTGATGTAAAAAAAGGAGAAATTTTTGGTCTGTTGGGACCAAACGGAGCTGGAAAAACTACGACTATCAAGATATTAGCTACATTGTTAGCACCTACATCTGGACAAGCTAAGGTGTTAGGCTATGACACATTTAAAGATTCAAAAAAATTACGACCTAAAATAAATTTTATATTTGGTGGAGAGAGAAGTTTATATTGGAGATTAAGTGCAAGAGATAACTTGTTATACTTTTCTGATTTATATAAAATAGATAGAAAAATTCAGAAAAAGAGAATACCAGAATTACTAGAAATGGTAGGAATTAAAGATAGAGCGGACGAAAAAGTAGAAACATATTCAAAAGGCATGAAGCAAAGATTACAAATAGCTAGAGGATTAGTAAATGATCCGGAAATTATATTTTTAGACGAACCTACAATAGGATTGGATCCAATAGGAGCTAGAGATTTGAGAAAAATAATTAACAAACTATCAAGTTTAGGCAAAACAATTCTCTTAACTACACATTATATGCATGAAGCTGAAGAGCTTTGCAATAGAGTTGCAATAATAAATAATGGAAAAATTATAGCATTAGATACACCAGAAGGATTAAAAAGGCTTACTGTAGGTAAATCAGTATTAGAGGTTAAAGTGCTTAGTGTAGATGATCAAAAAATGGAGAAAATGAAAAAAATAAATGATATAGAATCAATAAACGTGAGAAATGAACAACAATTCCAAATTATACAATTACAGTACTCTGGAAAAGAAGATATAACTGAGAGAGTAATAAAAATATTGGAAGGTTGTATGATTTTAAATGTCTTAACGAGAGTAGCAACATTAGAAGATGCATATATAAAGTTGGTTGGTGATGAAAAATGA